In Arthrobacter sp. MN05-02, the genomic stretch CGCAGGTCTCGCCCAGTGGGCGGGGCTGGGCCTCATCGTCGCGTCCGCGCTGGTGTTCGACGAATCGACTTATTTCCCGGGCTATCTGGCGGCTGTTCCTGTGATGGGTACGGCCCTGGTCATCGCATCGGGCCCGCAGTCCCCGCTCTGGTCGCCCAACACCCTGCTGGGTGTCTCCGCGGTCCAGACGCTGGGGAACATCTCCTACTCCCTCTATCTCTGGCACTGGCCCGTCATCATCCTGCTGCCGTGGATCATCGATCGTCCGCTGGGCACCCTCGACCTCCTCGGGGCGCTCCTGCTGTCCCTGCTCCTGGCCGGACTGACGAAGAAGTACGTCGAGGATCCGGGCCGGTCCCGCCTGCTGCCGCAGGCGTCACCGCGGAGGATCCTCGGTGTCACCCTGGTCGCGTCGATGACGGTCACGGCGATCTGTGCCGCGTCGATCGTCGCTGCCACCGTCAGCCAGGCAGCGGAAGCACAGCGGCTCGACGCCCTGTCCGGAGGCGAATGCTTCGGCGCGAAGAGCCTGTCGTCCACCGCGTGCCAGGATCCCTTCGGTCCTCCCGAGGTGACCAACGTCGGCGAGACGGAAGCGCCCTGGTTCGACGACGCGCAATGCGGCCCCGCTCCCGACCCGATCGTCGTCGGAGACCAGAAGCTCCTGACGCTGTGCGACTTCTCGGACGGACGGGAGGATCACGAGACCGTCTGGCTGATCGGTGATTCCCATGCGGAGCAGTGGAAGGCCGCGATCCTTCCACTCGCCCGCGAGAACAACTGGACGGTGAACATCAGTCTCGTCGGCGGCTGTCCGTACCTCGACGTGAAGCGCTCCGCGTTCATGGGAGCCGAGACCGACACCAAGGTGCAGCGACGGTGCCTGCAGTGGAGTGCCGCCGTCTCCGATCGTGTCCTCGCCACGTCGCCGGACCTGGTGTTCCTCTCCTCCTTCTCCGTCGGGGAGGAGATCGAGGATGGGACCGGCCGCGCGCAGGGCGACCAGTACCGGGACGCGTTCGCCGACCGGGTGGGTCCCTGGGCCGCCCAGGGCACCGACGTCTACGTGATCAGGGACACCCCCCTGACCTTGGAGCGTTCGACGCCGGAGTGCCTGGCCCGCAACGGGGAGTCACCGCTGGACTGCGCGAACGAGAAGACGCGTGCCCTGCCGGCCGACCCGGCAGCAGAGGCAGCACGCTCGCTCGAGCAGGCGAACGTCCGTGTCCTCGATCTCTCCGACCGGTTCTGCCCCGACGACACGTGCTACGCAGCCATCGGCGGCCTCCACGTCTACTTCGACGAGGACCACGTGGCCCGGAGCTATGTCCGTTCGCTGATCCCGGAGTTCGCCGAGCGGTTCGGAGCGGCCGGGTCCTGAGGCGTTCCGCCGGAGTCAGGAGCCCGACGGCGTCCGATCCCGGTTCCGGCGGGACCGCAGGAGGAACAGCGCCGCCAGGAGTGCACCGACGACGGCCACCTCGAGGATGCCGGCGGTGAAGCTGAACGGGACCGTACCGAGCAGGAGCACGACGATCACCTGGCAGCCGGTACCGCCGAGGAAGAGCGGAAGGGGCACGCTCCGGCCGGCGGGTGTCCGCCGGACGATCCCGTACGTCAGCACGCCGAGGCCCACGAACCCGAGCACCTGGGCCATCGCGACCACGACGACGTCTGCCTGCGACGCGGGCCAGTAGGCGAGGAGCGCGATGACCACCAGGATGCCGGGCGTCACGACGGCGAGGCGCCTGGTCCCGTTGGCGATGTACAGCAGGTTGGAGGCCACGAGGAACAGCGCGTACCCGGTGGACACCAGCGGGAGGGTGGCCGCGATCGGCCAGACCAGTTCGGGCTCGGTCGACAGGATCGACGATCCCACTGCCGCTCCGGACGAGGCGAGCAGCCCGACCGCCACCGACCAGGCCACGGCCTCGATGGACACGCGCCGGGTCGTGTCGACCAGCCCGCCGCTCCCGGCGGACATCATGCGCGTCGACCACGCGTTGTTCAGCGCGTTCAGGATCGTGATCGGACCCAGCGCGAAGATGAGGACCGCGCCGAACCTGCCTGCCGCTTCGACGGTCGCAGCAGAGGCCAGGATCAGCACGGATCCCTGCGTGAGCAGCATGAGCGCACCCGTATGCGGCAGCAGCGGCACTGCGATCCGAACCGATTCACCGCTCGAACCGGCAACGCTCCACGGGAGGCGCGGTCGTGCCAGGACGAGTGCCGCGGCACCCGTGGCGACGACCGCGAGGGTGTAAGCACCCAGGTAGACATTCGCGGTGGGCGCGATGAGGATCAGTCCCACGAGGCCCAGGAGGTTCGCCAGGACGGACGAGCCGATGCTCAGGAGCACGAAATGCCCGGGCCTGTTCTGTGCCCTGAGAACCGCCTGCGCGCCCAGCACGGAACCGAGCACCTCGACACTGATCACCGAGAACACGGTGCTCAAGGCCGCGCCACCAGCCCCCAGGGCACCGAGGCCGAGGAGGCAGAGGACGACGACGGCGGCCAGGGCGGCGGAGGCGACGGCCATGAAGCCGTACATGGCGCGGGAGCGGTCCTGTCCCCGCTCCCGCGCGAACCAGATGTTCGTGATCGCCAGCGGAAGGCCCGCCGAGATGAGGACGACCAGCACCTGGATCGTCACCACGGACGTGGAGACGATCCCCCACTGCCGGTCGTCGAGGATCCGGATCGCGAAGGGCTGGATGAGCAGCAGCCCCAGCCCCTGGAGGAGCGAACCGACGAGGTACCACGTGCCGGAGACGGTCGGGCGCTCCTGCGCGGACAGCGGTGATGCGGACCCGCTGGACATCGCTATCTGGTGAGGGCGTGAGCGGTCAGCTTGCGCATGCCGCCCCACATCCGGCGCCGGGCCACCTGCGGCAGGAGGGTGAGCGCATGGAGCCGCGACGACGCGTGGCGGCTCGCGGCCGTCGCGGCGCGGTCCCAGCCGAGCCGCTGGAAGTCCTTCACGCACTCGTCGAAAAACGCGCGTTCCTCGGCGAAGCGCCGGCCGTCGAGCGCACGCACGGACGAATCGGACTCGCGGTGGCGCCGGTACTGGAAGCAGGTCTCCGCCAGGACGAGCATCTTCCCGCCCGACATGATGATGTCGGTCGCGAGGGCAAGATCCTGGACGACGTCGTACTGCTCCCTGAAACTGTGGCGCGTGATGGCTTCGGACCGCCAGGCAAGGGACGGGAAGTACAGCCAGTCACCCGTGAGGAGACTCGCCGCAAGCGGTTCCCCTGCCACGACCGCACTCGCGCTCTCCCCCACGAGCCGTCGCCGGAGGTAGCTCTTCACGCGATCGCCGACCGGTTGGTAGATGGTCCCGTTCTCGTCGATGACCTCGACGCCCGGCTGGATGATGTCCACGGACTGCCGCGAGAAACCCTCGTGCACCACCGAGAGGTAGTTCGGGAGCATGAGGTCGTCCGCGCCCATGATGACGACGTAGTCGTGCTCGATGAGGGACAGGCATTTCCGGTAGTTCGCATTCGCGCCGAGGTTCACCTCGTTCCTGAAGTACCGGACGCGGTCGTCCGAGTCCGTCAGGTTCTTGAAGTACGCCGGCAGGGAATCGTCGGGGAACCCGTCATCGACGATGGTCAGCACGAAGTCCCGGTGGTCCTGATCGAGGACGGACTGTACGGCCGCCTTCATCATCGCCACGTCCCCGTAGTAGGGGAACATCACGTCTATAGTCATCAATCTTTCCTCTGCTGGTCAAAGTTCATCGGGTCGTCGGCCCCGTGCCGAGGGACAGGGGTGGCTTTCGGGTTGCTCAGCCGCTCGACTGCCGCCCGGAGGATCGATACCTCTTCAGCGAGGATCCGGGTCTCGTCCTCGAGGATCGTCAGCTCGCGGGACACGTGCAGGGAGACTCCGACGAGCAGGAGGATGGACAGCGCGAAGAGCAGGTTGGACGGCACGATCACGCCGACCACATCGGCGGCGAACTCCAGGAGGTTGGGGAACAGCGCCAGGACGATCGTCAGGGTGCCGATGACGAGCCAGAGGATCGCGTACTTCTCGCGCAATTTCCCGTTGCGCAGCATCACGAGGACGACGGCGACGATGAGGATCGAGGAGAAGAGTGAGAATGCCACGCTCATGCTGGTACGGGTCCTTCTCCTGCTATGTCCCCGGTCGAGGGAGCTTGATAGTCCCGCGGAGTTCTTCTGCGGGCGAGGGCGAAACACAGGACCAGTCCCGATCGCGCGAGATAGATCGACGCTTTCCACGGGCTCTGGCTGGGAGTACCGGCCTGGCGCACCCGCATCTCGACGGGCACCTGGGTCACGGTACAGCCCGACTTCAGGGCGACGACGAGCGAATCGATCGTGTCTCCGAGGTATTCGGCCGGAAAGTGCTCGATGTACTGGTGCAGTCCCCGCCGGTTCACCGCACGGAATCCGGAGGTGACGTCGGTCAGCCGGGTACCGGCCACGCGCGAGATGACTCTGGCCAGCAGGGACATCGCCCAACGGCGCGGCCCCTTGGCCTGGTACTCCCCCTTGCCCGCGAACCTCGCACCGATCGAGATGTCGGCTCTCTCCAGGCCCTGCAGGACCTTCGCGATGTCCTCCGGCATGTGCTGTCCGTCCGAATCGACCTGGATCACACCCGAGTAGCCGTTGCGCAGCGCGTACTTGAAACCGGTGCGCATGGCACCGCCCACTCCGAGGTTGAAGGGAAGCCTCAGGACGACGGCCCCGGCCTCTTCTGCGATCCTCGCCGTGTCGTCCCGTGAGCCGTCATCGACCACGAGGATGTCCATTCCGGGTTCCACCCGCCTGATGTCCCTGATGGTGTCACCGATCGCCTCTGCTTCATTCCAGGCAGGCATGACGATCAGGATGCCGGAAGGCGGTCTCTTACCCATGGTGTGCAATCATAGCAATAGGCGTCGCGACCTCGGTGCTGAGCGCTCGGGAGCCGCCGACCGTGGTCCGTCGCGTCTCGAGCAGGCCACCAGGCGTCCTGGCTCCGGAGAGCCACGGAGGGTGACCATCTTCTGACAGGGCCAGCACTGTGCCCTCGGAACGTGGCCCTCAGAAATACGACGAGGAGATTGACCATATGAGCTGGTGGGCTACAGCCCCTGCCTTCGCTAGCGCGGTACTCGTTTTCTTCGGGCCGGGGCTTCTCGTTCTCGCCGCCGCCGGTGTCAGGCGGGTCGCCCTCGTCGCCCTGTCGGCCCCGATCTCGATGTCGATCGGTTCGTGCCTCGCCGTCGTGCTGCCTTATCTCGGTGTGGCGTTCAACCCGGTGTCCTATCTCGTCTTCTCCCTCTGCCTGGCTGCGGTGGTACTGCTCGCGCGCCGGCTGCTCGGACGGAACGGGTCAGCCGGCCTCCGCTCCGTCCGCCGTTTCGGGGACGTGGAACTGGTGGACAGCCGGCCGATGGACGGCAACGGGCTTCCGGCCTGGGCCCGCAGGCTGCTGGTTCCGGTCGCCATCGCCTTTCCGGCGGTCATCATCGGTTCCCGCTACATCGCAGGCTTCGGCTCCCCCGAGAACTTCTCGCAGACCTTCGACAACGTGTACCACCTCAACGCGATCAAGCACATCGCGGAGACGCAGAACGGCTCCGCGCTGACCCTGGGAAATCTGACGGAGGCGTCCCAGGCCTTCTACCCTGCAGCCATGCACGACCTCATGGCACTCGTCGTCATGATGACGGGCGCCTCCGTCCCCGTCGCCGTCAACGTGGGCACCATCCTCCTGGGTGCACTGGTGTGGCCGCTCTCCTGCGTGTTCCTGATCAGCCGGGTCATCGGCTACCGGGCCATCCCCCTCCTCGCGGCCGGTGTCCTCTGCGCGGGGATGAGCGGGTTCCCCTACCTGATGGTCGCGTTCGGGGTCCTCTACCCGAACCACGCCGCGATCGCCCTCCTGCCCGCCGCTCTGGGCCTGGTCGTCGAAGGCCTGGGCATGACGCCGGAACGTCGCCGGACACTCTCCGTCTCGGCAGGGCTGCTCACCGCCGCGGTACTGCCCGGACTCGCGCTCGCCCATCCCAGCACGCTGCTCGCCCTGCTGGCGTTCGCGGGGCCCGTGGTCGCAGGGCGAGCCGTGCGGGAGTTCCGCTTCCGCCACGGTGAGGCGGACCGGCACGCACGCCCCGTGCTGTGGGGTGTCGTCTTCGTCCTCTATGCCGGCGTCACGCTCGTCGCCTGGCTGACGGTCCGGCCGTCCCTGGCCTTCGCCCCGTGGACGCCGTTCCAGACCAATGCACGGGCGATCGGTGAGATCCTCGGAAGCGCGCCGATGGGCGCCACCACGGCCTGGATCCTCCTGGTCCTGACGGTCGCCGGGATCTACGTCGCGGCCCGGCAGTTCCGGGACCTGTGGTGGGTCCTCATGATGTTCGTCATCGCCGGCGTGCTGTACATGGTCGTCTCGAGCTGGAACCTGGGCTGGTTCCGCACCTTCCTGACCGGGGTCTGGTACAACGACAGCTTCCGCCTCGCCGCCCTCCTGCCCGTCGTCACGCTCCCTCTGAGCGTCCTCGGAGCCGAATGGGTGACGGGCCGGCTGCGCGTGCTCGGCACGCAGTTGGCGCCGGCGGACCGCAGCATCGGGGCGCGGCGGCGCCTCCCGGCTGTGAGCCGTCTCCGCCGGGCGATCCCCCGGCTCACCGGCAGTCCGATCACCGCGGCGGCCGTCGTCCTCCTGCTCGGGGTGGGGACGCAGGGAGGCACCCTGGCCGGGGTCCAGATCCGCATGGGGGAGGTCTTCGCGCTCGAGGAGGAGTCCCCGCTCCTGACCACGGACGAGCTCGCCCTCCTGGAACGAGTGCCCGATCTCGTGCCGGCCGGCGACGTCGTCGTCGGCAATCCCCGCACGGGTGCCTCGCTCGTCTATGCCGTCGCGGACCGGCAGACCGTCGCGCCCCACATCTTCGGGGACCGCACGGATGCCGAGCAGACACTGCTCGACCACTGGGACGAAGCAGGTTACAACCCCTCCGTGTGCGAGGCGATCGTGGACGAACGGGCGTTCTGGGCCCTCGATTTCGGCGACCAGGAAGTGGTACCCGGCGACGAACCCTATATCGGGTTCCGCGCCCTCGCGGACCAGAGCGCTCCCGGCATCTCGCTCGTCGCGGAGGAAGGCGATGCCCGCCTCTATCGCGTGGACGTGTGCGAAGAGTCCTGAGATCCAGCAGGGCCGGAAGCGTCGGGCCGCTCCCCCGCCGGCGCCCGTCTCCGGACGGACGCCGGCGCAGTCGTTCGACCTGAACCGGTGTCGGACTCCCGTCGGCCTACTGCTGCGCGTTGAAGGCCGCCTCCGCCAGGACCGGGATGAAATTCCGGGCCAGCCACTCGATGCTGAGGGGTGACTCCATGATCATGGCCGCACCCATCTCGTCCTTCGGTGCGATGACGACCTGGGTGGCCTGATCGAGATCGGGCCTCAGGTCGTCGGCCAGTTCCTGGGACCGCTGTCGTTCCGCGACAAGGACCAGGACCTCCGCCCGGAGTTCCTCCGCCCGCGCGCGTGGCCAGCGGAGCTGCCCGACGCGACCGAACACGTCGTCCTCGACCTCGCCGACGGTCTCGATGCCGGCAGGAAGTGGCGCCGGGGTCAGGCCGAATGCGCCGAGGACGTCGACAGGGCCGGACGCAGCACCGTAGACGGCGAGATCGGCGCCGGCCACGGGGAAGGCCTCGACGACCTGAAAGGTGGTCTGCGCCAGATCAGGGTAATCGGAGACCGAGGCCGGAATCGTCCGTTCCGTGTCCCGCACGAGCTCGGCGCCCTCGTCGGCACGTCCGATCGCCCGCGCGACGACGTCGACCGTCTCACGCCAGGTGGGCTTTCCCGCCGTCGTGCCGTGGACGACCGGGGCGATCTCGGAGAGCTGATCGTACTGGGCCCGGGTGATGTCGGCGCCGAGGGTGAAGATCAGGTCGGGCTCGAGCTCCTCGATCGCCGCGAGGGAGAGGTCGAGTTCGTCCGCGTAGAGAACCGGCATCAGCGTCTCCTCGGCGATGCGCCGGAGGTTGTACCAGGGTGTGGCATTCGATCCCGGCATGCCGACCGGTGCGGTCCCGAGCGCAAGGCAGACATCCGCGGCGGCGAACCCGAAGGTCGCGATGCGCAGGGGCTGCTGCCGAACCGTGGTGGTCCCGAAGCGGTGGGAGATGTCGATGGGGAAGGTGCCCGCGTCGCTTCCCGGGTCCTCGTCGGCGCCGGTGCACGCGCTGAGGATGAACGGCAACCCCAGCATCCCCAGCATGACGGTCCGACGGCTCATCGCAGGAGATGCCTCGCGGGCGCTCTCGTCTCTCACAGATCTTCCTCTCGTGCATCGTGGCATTCCCGGCGATTCCCGGGGTGCCCGACGGCGGACGCCGTCTGGTGGGGGACGTCCTAGTGGTCCCTCGCGCGTTGTCGCAGCTCCGAGACGACGGATGACACCTCGCCGTCCTTCACCAGCCGGCCGTTCTCCAGGAGGATCCCGCGTTCGCAGACGCTCGACACCAGGTCGAGGTCGTGGCTCACGACGATGAGGGTCTTGCCCGCCGCCGCCAGCTCCCGGATCTTCGCCAGGCACTTCCGCTGGAAGGGCTCGTCCCCGACGGCGAGGATCTCGTCGACCAGGAAGATGTCCGGATCGGTGTGGACGGCGATCGAGAACGCGAGCCGGAGGTACATGCCGGACGAGTAGAACTTGACCTCGGTGTCGATGAACTCGCCGATCTCGGCGAACTCGACGATGGAGGCGAACCGTTCCTCGATGTCCCGCTGGGACATGCCGAGGATGGCCCCGTTGAGGTACACGTTCTCCCGTCCGCTGAGGTCGTGGTGAAAGCCGGCCCCGACCTCGATCAGCCCTGCGAGATGGCCCCTCGTGCGGATGATCCCCGAGTCCGGCTGCAGCACCCCGGAGATCAGTTTCAGGAGGGTCGACTTGCCCGACCCGTTCAGTCCCAGCAGCGCGACCGTCTCCCCGCTCCGCACCGTGAAACTGATGTCGTCGAGCGCGTTGAACTTCTGCACGAGATCACCGTGGCGCCCGCGGACGAACCAGACGAACGCCTCCTTCAGCGAGCGGGTGTGGCGCAGGACGAAGCGTTTCTGGAGTCCGGTGGCGACGATCGCATCGGTAGGCATTCTCAGAGCTCCTGGGCGAAGTTGGCCGACAGGCGCCGGAAGACGAATTGGCCGAGAAGGAGGATCAGCACCGACACGACCGCGGCCGTCGGCACCCACACGGCGAGGATGTCCGGCATCAGCGCCGGGCCGACCGAGGCGGCGTCGAGCGTGGGGACCCAGAACCCGTAGTGGAACAGTTCCACCGCCACGGTCATGGGATTCAACTGGTAGAGGAAGAACCACGACCCGAGGGCGTCGCTGACCAGGTTCCAGCTGTAGAGGACCGGGGACGCCCAGGTGACGACCATGAGGATCATGTCGACGAGGTTCTCGGCGTCCCGGAAGTAGACGTTGACGGCCCCGAACAGCAATCCGAGCCCGGTGGCGAGGCAGGCGACGATGAGGAACCCGACGAGCACCAGGAACAGCTGCAGGAAGTCCGGACGCCAGCCGACGACCAGGCAGGCGCCTCCGAGGACGAGCACCTGCGGGAAGAAGTGGACGGCCGAGACCCAGACCGCCGACATGGGGAACAACTCCCGAGGGAGGTAGATCTTCTTGATGAGGTCGCGGTTCTCGACGATCGACCGCGTCGCGTTGCCGAAAGCCTCCGTGAAGAAGTTGATGAGCACGATCCCGGAGAAGAGGTAGACGGCGTAGTTCTCCGTCGTGCCCTGCAGATTCAGGAAGATACCGAGTGCGACGTAATACACGGAGAACTGCAGGAGCGGCTTCAGATACGACCAGAGGAGGCCGAGCACCGATCCCCGGTAGCGGACCCGGATCTCCTTCCGGACCAGCAGGCGCAGCAGGAAACGATTCCGGAGGACGGCGGTGAGCCCGCCACCAGCACCGGGTGTCTGCATGGCACCCGGCGGACCTGCTGCGGATCCTCGCATGCCGTTGCTCAATCTGCCGTGTCTCCCTCGATCTCCTTCGAGAACCTCCGGAAGGTCTCGTTCCACGTCCGGCGGCTGGTGAACCCGGGCAGGGCCTCCCGGTACTGCCCCCGCAGTTCGGGCCAGTTGCTCACGAGCTTCCAGTGCCGGGACACCGTCTGGCCGAGGAGGGAGAAGAACATCCTCCGGTCGCGGCGGTACCACGACGCTCCCGTCCCGTCCGATGCGGTGACCAGCGCCGAATCGAAGCGGGTGAGGCGCCACCACCGCGCATCCATGGCCGGCACCTCGACGGCGGGGCGCTCCGCGGCGTCGGCGGACACCCGCCGCGGCTGGGACGCCACGGCGAGGGCTGCACGTACCAGTGATTCGAGGACCGTCGCGGGCTCCTGGATGTCCTGGTGGCTGTTCCGTTCCCGTACTTCGGGGAAGTCCGAGATGTTCGGCAGCACGCGGGCATCCGTGAAGTCGCGACGGGTCGTCCGGACCCA encodes the following:
- a CDS encoding glycosyl transferase family 2, yielding MGKRPPSGILIVMPAWNEAEAIGDTIRDIRRVEPGMDILVVDDGSRDDTARIAEEAGAVVLRLPFNLGVGGAMRTGFKYALRNGYSGVIQVDSDGQHMPEDIAKVLQGLERADISIGARFAGKGEYQAKGPRRWAMSLLARVISRVAGTRLTDVTSGFRAVNRRGLHQYIEHFPAEYLGDTIDSLVVALKSGCTVTQVPVEMRVRQAGTPSQSPWKASIYLARSGLVLCFALARRRTPRDYQAPSTGDIAGEGPVPA
- a CDS encoding acyltransferase, translated to MIDQAAVAGPTRRARPGSPQRRDIQALRALAVALVVANHLWPGLIAGGYVGVDVFFVISGYLITKHLLGELGRSNRIRLGQFYARRAKRLLPAALLVALLSLLVAAVYLPIDRLLSIGRETIAATLYVENWSLAAQSVDYSAQNDQASTVQHYWSLSVEEQFYLVWPLLLLGVYLLAAGRRSPRAFLLTALAAVGAASFAFSIFLTYTSRSEAYFVTPTRVWEFAVGGLIAATSSAWFGDPRYPARIRLAGLAQWAGLGLIVASALVFDESTYFPGYLAAVPVMGTALVIASGPQSPLWSPNTLLGVSAVQTLGNISYSLYLWHWPVIILLPWIIDRPLGTLDLLGALLLSLLLAGLTKKYVEDPGRSRLLPQASPRRILGVTLVASMTVTAICAASIVAATVSQAAEAQRLDALSGGECFGAKSLSSTACQDPFGPPEVTNVGETEAPWFDDAQCGPAPDPIVVGDQKLLTLCDFSDGREDHETVWLIGDSHAEQWKAAILPLARENNWTVNISLVGGCPYLDVKRSAFMGAETDTKVQRRCLQWSAAVSDRVLATSPDLVFLSSFSVGEEIEDGTGRAQGDQYRDAFADRVGPWAAQGTDVYVIRDTPLTLERSTPECLARNGESPLDCANEKTRALPADPAAEAARSLEQANVRVLDLSDRFCPDDTCYAAIGGLHVYFDEDHVARSYVRSLIPEFAERFGAAGS
- a CDS encoding transport permease protein, giving the protein MQTPGAGGGLTAVLRNRFLLRLLVRKEIRVRYRGSVLGLLWSYLKPLLQFSVYYVALGIFLNLQGTTENYAVYLFSGIVLINFFTEAFGNATRSIVENRDLIKKIYLPRELFPMSAVWVSAVHFFPQVLVLGGACLVVGWRPDFLQLFLVLVGFLIVACLATGLGLLFGAVNVYFRDAENLVDMILMVVTWASPVLYSWNLVSDALGSWFFLYQLNPMTVAVELFHYGFWVPTLDAASVGPALMPDILAVWVPTAAVVSVLILLLGQFVFRRLSANFAQEL
- a CDS encoding ABC transporter ATP-binding protein; this translates as MPTDAIVATGLQKRFVLRHTRSLKEAFVWFVRGRHGDLVQKFNALDDISFTVRSGETVALLGLNGSGKSTLLKLISGVLQPDSGIIRTRGHLAGLIEVGAGFHHDLSGRENVYLNGAILGMSQRDIEERFASIVEFAEIGEFIDTEVKFYSSGMYLRLAFSIAVHTDPDIFLVDEILAVGDEPFQRKCLAKIRELAAAGKTLIVVSHDLDLVSSVCERGILLENGRLVKDGEVSSVVSELRQRARDH
- a CDS encoding iron ABC transporter substrate-binding protein encodes the protein MLGMLGLPFILSACTGADEDPGSDAGTFPIDISHRFGTTTVRQQPLRIATFGFAAADVCLALGTAPVGMPGSNATPWYNLRRIAEETLMPVLYADELDLSLAAIEELEPDLIFTLGADITRAQYDQLSEIAPVVHGTTAGKPTWRETVDVVARAIGRADEGAELVRDTERTIPASVSDYPDLAQTTFQVVEAFPVAGADLAVYGAASGPVDVLGAFGLTPAPLPAGIETVGEVEDDVFGRVGQLRWPRARAEELRAEVLVLVAERQRSQELADDLRPDLDQATQVVIAPKDEMGAAMIMESPLSIEWLARNFIPVLAEAAFNAQQ